The DNA window GGCGATCTCCAGCTCACCGCAGTGCACGGCGGTCAGGGCAGCCAGCGCGGCGGGGCTGTCCGGTAGGAGGGCGGCCCGCCCGTCCGGTTCCAGCAGCGCGGCGGCCTGCACGAGCGCGGAGAGCGCGGCGGTCGGCGTGCCCGCGACACTCTCCCGTACACCGTCGGCCATCAGCCGGGCGGCGCTGGCGTGCAGCGTGGGTGGTTCGCCGGCCGGGTCGCCCGTCGGCGGCTCGGTAGCGGCGGCCAGGTCGCCGGTGGCGAGCCCGCCGACGGTGGCGAACGCCAGCGACGAGGAGGTGCCGGCCCATCGGTACAGCTCCACGCTGCGGTCGGCGTGACCGCGGTGCGCCAGGGCGGTCGCGGCCACGATGGCGGCCTCCGTGCGGTCGACGGGAGCGGCCGCGGCCAGTAGTCGGTCCGCCAGTCGCAGGGCGCCATCGAGATTGCCGGCGAGCGCCGCGGCCAGCGCCTGCCGGGCGCTGCCCGGCCATCCGGCTGCCGTGGCGGCGGCGAACAACTCCGCGGCGAAGGCCGGCTCATCGGCCAGCGCCTCCTCCGCGGCGGCCGCCAACGTGGCGGCCGGGCAGTCACCGAGCACGCCGACCGCGAGCAGCGACCGGACCAGCGGCAGCACCGCGCCGCCGCGCGCGAGCTGCAACTCGGTGAGCCGACGCCAGACCGCGGTGCGGTCCGTGGCCGGGCTGAGCGCGGTGACGGCCCGCCGGACGATCGGCGCGAGCCGGCCATCGGCGCCGAGCAGCCCGGCCGCCCTGGTCGTCGCGATCAGCTCATCCACCGCCTCCGGCTCGCGGCCCAGGAGCGCGCCGAGCATGCTCACCGGCAGCGGCACACCCGCCGCGACGGCGAGCAGCAGTCGGCGGACATCGGCGGGCAGGACCTCCAGGTCCGGCCCGAACTCCAGGACGACGGAGCGCGGTGGCTCCGCCGGGACGCCGGTGCCGTTCTCCGGCCCGCGCAGCCCGCGGGCCAGCCGCTCGACGTCCCGGGGCACGCCGGCGGTCTGTGCGTGCACGAAGTCGACCAGGTCGCTCCGCCGGCCCAGCCCGGGCACGGCGGCGAGGTGGGCGGCGGTCTGCTCCCGGGTGAACGCGGTGAGCAGCAGGGCCCGCCCGTCCCGGCGCAGGGCGTCGGCCAGCTCCATGAGGGCCGCCGAGCGGGGCCACGGGCGGTGGGCGACCACCAGCCGGTGCCGATGGGTGGCCACCAGGCGCAGCAGCGCCCCGAGCCGCGCGTCGTCGAGCAGGTGCGCGTCGTCGACCAGCACCAGCGCGTCGGGGTCGACCGGTTCGCTCGGCTCCGGGGCGCCCATGTGCACGGCGATCCCGGCCTGCTGTTGGACCCGGGCCAGCTCCGCGAGCAGCGCGGTCTTGCCGTGGCCGCCCGGCCCGGCCAGGCCAACGGTGAGCGGACCGGTCGGGTCCTGCGCGACCATGTCCAGCAGGGCCGTCGGCCCCTTGCCCAGGATCAGCCTGGACTCGGCGACGTCATTAATGATCATTGTGGTCATCCTTTGCGTCCCCGGCTTCGGGCCAGTGCCAGGCGGGACGCCTTCGGCAGTTCCAGTGGGAGGATCCGGATTGGGGGGCGGGGTGGCGGATCGCCCGGGACGATGGTGTCGTGGTGGTGGCGGCGCGTCGCCGGGATGGCGGCCCGACCGGCACCGGAGACCGGCGCCGGTTCGCGGACCGGCTCCGGTCGGCGGGGACGCGGCGACACCACCTGGCAGGCGGCCATCGCCGCCCCGGTGGCGGCGGTGAGTTGTGAATCCGGCTCCACCTCGACGGGGACCGGAAGGGCCGTGGTGATCAGCTCGGTGACGAGCGGGATGCGGGCGGAACCGCCGGCGAGCAGGACGCCGTCGAGCTGCGCCGGTGCCAGGCCGGCGCCGTGCACGGTCCGGAGCAGCAGGTCGACGGTGGCCTGCACCGTCGGGCGGATCATGCCCTCGAACTGTGCCCGGGTCACCGGTATCCGCGCCGGGCCGGCCGGCAGGGGCAGCACCACGTCGGCTGCCAGGTCGACGGTCAGCTCCCGCTTGACCCGCTCGCACTCCGGAAGGAGACCGCGCAGGGCGGCCTGGGTGCCCCGACGTGCGGTGGCGGCCAACTCCCGGGCCAGCACGGTGCGTACGTGCCCGGCCAGCGCCTCGTCGAAGTCGGTGCCGCCGATCGGATCGAGGCCCTGCGGGACGCCGAAACTCTCGTACGTGCCGCGTGGGGTGCGGCGCACCAGGGCCGCCTCGAAGCTGTTGCCCCCCAGCGCGTAGACCGCTGCCGTGGTGCCCGCGAACCCGCGGGCCGCGTGGCTCTCGGCCACCGTGACCGTGAGGGGCAGCAGCGTCACGTTGCGCAGGCCGAGGTCGAACAGCGCCCGGTGCAGCAGATCCCGCCGGTACGGGCGCCAGCCCGCCGGATGGCTGAGCACGATCGCCTCGGCCGGGCCGCCCTCGAGGGCGTACACCCGCTCCACCACCCACGTCGCCAACTCGGCGGTGAGCGTCTGCGGCGCGCATGCTTCGCCGCCGAGCAGCAGGGGCACGTCGTCGCCGATCCGGCGGACGAAGTCCCTCGTGGTGCGGCTGCCGTCGTCGGTAAGGGGCTCGCCGACGTGCAGCGAGCCGTCCTCGGACAGGTGCAGCACCGACGGCACGAGGGTCGAGCCGGCGTGCAGGGGGACCGCCTCGGGACGCGTCCAGGTCGTACCATGTCGCCGCGCGACGGCGGCGGCGGTGTTGGTGTTTCCGATGTCTATCCCCAGGACGTACGGCATCCGTTTCATCTCTCCCCGTGAGTTGGCCGGCCGGTGGCGATCGCGTCGGCGCTGCCCGGCGACCCACCCCCGGCGAACCCCGCGGGCTCCTACGTTCGTACCAGAGATCGCTCCCTGGTCGGGACCCTAATCTGGCCGGGACGGTTTCCCCCAGTCCCCCTAACGTACGAGGTTGCGGAGACCCTAATGCAGCGGGCCAGGATGCGGGCCGAGCCCCGATGTCCGGGGTCGCTCCCCGAAATAACGTCACTGTCGACGAACGACGGTCGCTGACGCCACATCCGAGGAGAAACCGGCACATGGACTCGAACCAGACCCTCCACGACTTCGTGCTCGACCTGCTGACGAACCCCGACGCGCGGTCGGCCTTCGACCTCGACCCGGAGGGCGCGCTGAACGCCGCGGGGCTCACCGACATCACGGCCGCCGACGTGCAGGACGTGGTTCCGCTGGTGGTCGACTACGCCCCGGGCCAGGGCCTCGCGCCGCTGGCCCCGGTCGGGCAGCTCGGGTTCGACCCGCTGGTGACCGACGCCACCGACGTGGTCGGTCAGCTCCAGAGCGTGGCGCAGCAGATCAGCATCACCAGCGCTCCCAGCGGCCTGGACGTCAAGGCCGGCGTGCTGGGCGCCATCGCGGTCGACCCGACGACGGTCGCCGCCGGCGTCACCGTGCTGCCGGGGATCGGCGTGGGTGTCGGTCCGAACGGCCTCGACACCGACCTGACCGGTGTGTCCGACGTGGCGCACACCCTCGACGCCGACGTGGTGGAGCCGGTGGACGGCATCGTGGACCCGGTTGTCGGTGACGTCACCGGCACGGTGGGCAACCCGACCGGCCTGATCGGCACCACCGACCCGGGTCTGCTCGGTGGCGACCTGCTCGGCGGCGACCTGACCGGTGGTGTCCTCTCCGGCACCGAGGGTCAGCTCGGCGGTGTCGTCGACTCTCTCGGTGTCGACGACACCCTGGGCGGGCTTGGCCTGGGTGACGGCGGCGGCGTCGTCGGCGGCGTGGTCCCGCCGCTCGACGTGCCGTCCGTGGTGGGCGGCGTGACGCACCAGGTGGACGGGCTCGTCCCCGGTGTCACCGGCACGGTCGGTGACGTGACCGGCGGCCTCACCGATGGCGTGACCGGCGACCTGCTCGACGGGGGGCACGGCTCGTCCGACAGTGGACTGCTGGGCATCACCGGCGGTCTGCTCTGACGGGGATTCCCGGTAGGAGCGGGAGGCCGGATCGCCGTGGGCGGTCCGGCCCTCTCCGGTTCCACATCCGGTCCCTCTTGATAATTGAGCCGAAATCCGCACACTTGGTGCGGTGATGGCGGGGATCTGGTTGGACGTGCTGGACGAGATCGCCCGCACGTGCAACGCACACGGCCGAGGTGACCTGCTCCAGACGGTGCGGCAGAAGCGTGCCCAACTGCTGGACCCGAAGCTTCGCGTCCTGGTCATCGGGGAACCGAACCAGGGCAAGAGCCAGCTGATCAACGCGATCATCAACGCGCCGGCCTGCCCGGTCGGCGACGGCCGCACCACCGTTCTGCCGACCGTGGTGCAGCACGCCGACGTCGCGTCCGCCGCCGTGGTGCAGGCGCCGCCACCGGCCCCGGGCCGGCCCGCCGGCGCCGCGCCCGCGGCGATCGTCGAGCGGTCTCCGGTGGCGCTCAACCAGGTCGCGGCGGGGGTGGCCGGCACGATAGGGCGTCGGCCGGGCGGCGGCCCGGCGTACGTCGAGATCGGGCTCCCCCGCGCCCTGCTCGGCGCCGGACTGGTGCTGGTGGACACTCCCGGCACCGACCAGATCACCGCGCTCGGCGGCAACGCCCCGGTCGCCGCTCCCACCCGTGCGGACACCGTGCTGCTGGTCTCCGACTCCACTCGGGAACTCTCGGTCACCGAGTTGAACATGTTGCTGCACGCCATGCGCTCGCATCCGAACGTGGTCGTGGTGCAGAGCAAGACGGATCTCGTGGCGGACTGGCGCGCGGTCGCCGAGCGCAACCGACAGCACCTGGCCGACGCGGGCGTCCCGGCGCCCGTGATCCCGGTCTCGGCGGCGTTGCGGCTGCGCGCGGCCGCGGCCGACGACCGTGGCCTCAACGCCGAGTCGGGCTTTCCCGCGCTGATCGCCCGGTTGCAACGGGACCTGTCCGGCAAGGCCGATCAGCTGGCCCGGGCCTCGGTGCAGGGGGTCGCCCGGACGGTGGTGGAGCAGTTGGCCGCGCCGTTGCGCGCCGAGCTGGCGACCCAGGAGGCCGAGGAGCAGTCCGGGCCGATCTCCCGGCTGCACGCGGCCCAGCGTGAGGTCGACGAGCTGCGCCGCTGCTCCACCCGGTGGCAGAACACCCTCACCGACGAGATGGCCGACCTGCTCTCGGACATCGAGTACGACCTGCGCGACCGGACCCGGCAGATCCTGCGCACGGTGGACGAGGCGTTCGACACGGCCGATCCGTTGGTCGCGTGGGACACCTTCCAGGACTGGCTGGAGCGGAGCCTGGTGGAGGCGGCGGAGGCGAACCACGAGTGGCTGATCCAGCGCTGCGACTGGATCGCCCGCCGGGTGGCCGCCAACTTCGCCCGGTACGGCTACGACGTGTTGCCGCCCTGGTCCATGACGATGCCCGAGGACATCGGTGGCCGGCTGCCGGAGCTGGAACGGCCGAGGATCGACAAGTTCACCACCGGTCAGAAGCTGTTCACCGGCATGAAGGGCTCGTACGGCGGCATGCTGATGTTCGGTCTGGCGACGACGTTGGCCGGGATGCCGATGATCAATCCGGTCTCGGTCGGCATCGGCGCGCTCTTCGGCGGCAAGAGCATCCGCGACGAGAGCAAGCAGTTGCTGCGGCGCCGACAGGCGACCGTCAAGACGGCGATCCAGCGGCATGTCGACGACTTCTTCGTCCGGATGATCAGGGACTGCCGGGACGCCGCCCGGCAGGTGCAGCGGATGCTGCGCGACCACTTCACGGGGCTGACCGAGGAGCTCCAGGAGGCCATCGTCCAGTCGTTCCGCAGCGCGAAGCAGGAGGCCGACACCGATGCCGCGCTGCGTGACCAGCGGCAGCGCGAGATCCGGCTGAAGATGACCCGGTTGGCCGCGCTCTACGAGCAGGCCCAGCAGCTGAGCGCTAGCCGCGCGGCTCCGGTGCTGCTGGAGCCTCGGGCGTGACCGTCGGGCTGCGGTTGGACGAGGCCGCGTGGGGGTTGCTGCACCAGGCCATCGACCTCTACCAGGACAACCCCCGGGCCGTCGGGCGGTTGCGGCATCAGGTGGCCCGGTTGGAGCAACCGCTGCGGATCGCGGTCGCGGGCCCCTGGCGTGCCGGCAAGTCGACGGTGCTGAACGCGCTGATGGGGGAGGAGGTCGCGCCGGTCGAGGGAGCCGACGGCGTCTTCACCTGGTACGAGGACGGCGCCCAGCCGCACGCCACCGCATACCCGGCCGGCCAGCCTCCGCAGGAGTTGACGGTGGTCAAGTCGGCGACCGGGATGCGGGTGGACCTCGGCTGGGGGGCGGGGGAGGTGCGCGACATCGTGGTGCAGTGGCCGACGCGCGCACTGCGCCAGGTGACCCTCATCGACACCCCGGCGGCCACCAGCAGCGGTGAACAGGGTCGCGTGCCGGTGATGGACCGGGTGCTGCGGGACGCGGACGCGGTGTTGTACCTGACCCGCGATGGTCGCGACAGCGATCTGCGGGCGTTGGAGTCCGGCCGGGAGAGTGCGGTCGGGCAGGCCGCGCCGGTAAATGTGATCATGGTGCTGTCCCGCGCGGACGAGACCGGTGGTGGCCGGATCGACGGGCTGCTCACCGCCCGCCAGCTGGCCCGGCGGCACCACCGGGATCCGCGGGTCAGCGCGCTCTGCGTGAACGTGGTGGCGTGTAGCGGGGCGATCGGTCTGGCGGGCCGGATGCTCAGCGAGTCGGACTTCGCCGCGCTCGCGACGCTGGCCCGGGTGTCCCGGGCGGAGCTGGAGGCGCACCTGCTCTCCGCCGACCGCTTCCTCCGTGGCGAACTGCCGGTACGGCTGGACCCCGAGGTGCGCGCGGCACTGCTGGATCGGTTCGGGCTCTTCGGGATCCGGCTGGCGGCCACCCTGGTCCGTAGCGGCTTCGACAGCCGGGTGAAGCTGTCCGCCGAACTCATCCGCCGTAGTGGGCTCACCGAGCTGCGCGAGTCGATGACCCGCTGCTTTCTCGATCGCCGCGACACGCTGAAGGCCCGGTCGGCGTTGGCCGCTGTGGAGGCCCTGGTGCGAGCCGAGCCCGTGCGGGGCGCCGACGAGCTGGTCGGCGCGGTCGAGCAGATCCTCGCCGGTGCGCACGAGTTCCGGGAGCTCCGCCTGCTGGTCACGCTGCGCAACAGCCGGCTCGGGTTCGACGCCGAGCTGGTCGCCGAGGCGCAGCGGCTGATCGGTGGCGACGGGGTCGGGCTGGCGGCCCGACTCGGCGTCGAGCACGAGGCGACCGTGCAGCGGCTCTGGGAGGTCGCCGCCGAGGCGCAGTGGCGATGGCGGGACCGGGCCGAGGACCCGCTGCTCCCACTGGCTCAACGGCGCGGCGCGCAGGTCATCGTCCGCAGCTGCGAGGGGATGCTCGCCGAGCTGGCCGCCGGCGGCCGGTGATCCGGCGGCGGGACTGCCGGTCTACCGAAACCTTTTCGCAAGCTTTTCAGGAGTCCGGCAGCCGTTTGCGGGCTCGAATCCCCGGCAGGCCAGGTGCCCAGTCTGCCTACGTAGGACGGCAAGGAAGCCAGTAAGAGCGGTTCAGGTTTTACCCGCCTGACATCTTGCCGAAACCGTTTTCGTGCGCGACGCTAGCGGCGGAAGTGACATCCACCACCCCGGTCGCGGCGGTAATGACGTGCTGCACGAGCCGCGCCGGATTCGGCGGGAGGCGGGGGCGCGATTTGGACGTTGCAATCTCGCGACATGCCGGACGGTCGCCAGTGGACCGATGCACACCACTGTCGCCAGATCTGCCTGGCGGTCACCGCGAGCGGTCGCGGTGGTCGACGGCATCGCCCTGGCGTCGCGGCTCCGGCCCGCCCCGGCGATACCAACGAATGAAGGACCCGGACTGATCCTCGCTCGCGGAACCCGCGTAGCGGCTCCCTCCGAACGATGAACCCTAGGAGAGCAACCATGATGAGAACCTTGAGCAGGCGCACTGCTCTGCGTTCATTGGCAGGAGTCCTCGTGGCGGCGCTGACCGTGGGCGTGGCCGCGTGCAGCAGCGACGACGGCGGCACGAGCGCGGCCGAGGCCGGGCCCAACGGCGTCGACGACGGCAGCGAGCTCACCCTGTGGACCCGCGCGCCCCTGGAGAAGCAGGCGAAGCTTCTCGTCGACGCGTACAACGCCGGCCACCAGAACAAGGTCAAGCTGACCGTCGTACCCAACGACGACTACGTCGCGAAGGTCGGTGCGGCGGCAGGCTCGGACGGCCTTCCGGACCTCTTCGCCGCGGACATCGTCTACGTGCCGAACTGGGTGAAGCAGGGCCTCTTCCAGGATCTCAGCGCCAACATCGACGGCCTCAGCTTCAAGGACTCCATCAACAAGGGCCACCTCTCGGCCGGCACCGTGGAGGGCAAGAAGCACGTCCTGCCCTTCGTGCTGGACCTGTCGATGCTGTTCTGGAACAAGCAGCTGTTCAAGGAGGCCGGGCTGGACCCGGAGAAGGCCCCGGCGACGCTCGACGAGTACGCCGCCGCCGCCAAGGCGGTCCAGGCGACCAAGAAGAACGGCGTCTACGGCACGGCGACCGGTCTGAACTGCGGCGGCTGCCTGGTCTTCACCTGGTTCCCGTCGATCTGGGCCGGCGGCGGGGAGGTGCTGAGCGAGGACGGCACCGAGTCCAAGCTCGCCGACGACACCGCCCAGAAGGTCTACAGCACCTGGAACGACCTGTGGAAGTCCGGTGCCGTTCTGCCCGCCTCCGAGGGTGAGACGGGTCCGACCTGGACCGCCCCGTTCACCGAGGGCAAGGTCGGTCTGATGCTCTACCCGGCGACGCTGCTCTCCTCCACCCCGTTCGACGTCGGTGTGGCCCCGATCCCCGGCCCCAGCGGTGGTGGCTCCACCTTCGTCGGCGGGGACGGCATCGGCGTGTCGAAGGACTCGAAGAAGGCGGCTCAGGCCTGGAACTTCCTCAGCTGGATGATGTCCGAGGACGCCCAGGTCGAGGTGCTGGCGAAGAACAAGGACGTGGTGTCCCGCGCCGACCTCGCGAACAACAAGTACGCCGCCGAGGACCCGCGGCTGGTCACCATCAACGAGGCGGCCGGCAAGGGCGACACCCCCGTCGCACTGAACTTCCAGCAGGCGTTCAACGCGCCGAACAGCCCCTGGCTGACCCTCGTCCGCAATCGGGTGCTGAACGGCAGCGGCGACCTGCAGAAGGACAACGGCGAGATCACCGCCGTGCTCAAGCAGTAGGTGCGCACCGCGGGCGTGTGCCGACCAATGCCTCCCAAGGGCCGGCACACGCCCACGGCGGGAAACGACCCGCAGGTGTCAGCGACCGCCCCCCCGCCGATCGATCGAGAGGTTCCCATGAGAGTCACCGCACCGTCTCGCCCGCCCAGTGCGGCGATGCGGGACCGTGCCCGTCCGCGCGGCCGTCAAGCTGTGCTGGGCTGGCTCTACGCGACACCGACCGCGGTGTTCGTCGTGGCGCTGTTCGCCGTGCCGCTGCTGCTCGTCATCAAGATGTCGGTGTCGAGATGGCCGCTGCTCTCCGGCGACCAGGGAGTCAACGCTCCCGACAACTTCGTGAAAGCGGTCAACCACCGGTTCTTCACCGACTCGGTGGTGTTCACCGTCAAGTACACCGTGCTCGCGACCGTGCTGCTCCTGGCCCTCGGCCTGGGGCTGGCCCTGCTCGTGCAGGAGTCGAGCCGGTGGAACAACCTGCTCCGTGCGTCGTTTCTGATTCCCAGCGCCCTCGGGCTGGCGTCGGCGTCCCTGTTGTTCTACGTGCTCTATTCGCCGTACGCGAGCCCACTGGCGCCGGTGATGGATCGTTTCGGCGTCACCTTCCTCGGTTCACCGACCGCGGCGCTCATCTCGACGACCTTCCTCATCGTGTGGCGCTACGCCGGCTTCTACATGGTGCTCATGCTGGTCGGCCTGCAGGGCATACCGGCGGACGTCTTCGAGGCCGCCCGGGCGGACGGCGCCAGCCGGTGGCAGACCTTCCGGAAGATCACCCTGCCGCTGCTGCGTCCGACCCTCGCACTGACGACCGTGCTCTGCGTGACCGGTTCCCTGCTCGCCTTCGAGCAGTTCTACATCCTGACCAAGGGCGGTCCGGACAACAGCACGATCACCGTCGTCCAGCTCATCTACATGGTGGCGTTCCAAGGTCAGAACGACCTCGGTGTGGCGGCAGCCCTCTCCGTCATCGTGCTGCTGGCCCTGGTCCTCATCAACGCGCTGCAACTGCGCGCCTTCCGGTCCGAGGAGAGCTGACGCCGATGGTCACCGCATCCCGTTCCCGCACCGGTCGCGGCGGGCCTCCGCCATCCGCAGCGGCGCCGGGTCGCCTCACCGGCCCCAGGGGTGTCACCATCGCCGGCATCGCGCTGCGCACACCGTACTGGGTGTTCTCCGGATCGGTGGGACTGATCTTCCTGGCTCCGCTCCTCTGGGCGGCCGTCGCCTCGGTGGGCCCGCGGGCCGGCACCAACCAGGTGGACGGCTGGGGCTTTGGCAACTACGAAACGTTGGCGAACTATCAGGCCGGCATCTGGCGCTACCTCGCGAACACGGCCTTCGTCGCCCTGCTCGCGGTCGCCCTGACGCTGCTGATCTCCCTCCTCGGTGGTTACGCGTTCGCCCGGTTTCGCTTTCCCGGCAAGAACATCCTGTTCCTGGTCACGCTCGCCATCCTGATGGTCCCGTACGCGACGTTGCTGATCCCGCTGTACGTGCTGCTCAACCAGGTGGGGCTGGAGAACTCTCTCGTCGGCGTGGCCCTCGTGCTCACGATGTTCCAGCTGCCGTTCTCCACATTCCTGATGCGCATCTCCTTCGAGGCGGTGCCCCGCGAACTGGACGAGGCCGCAATGGTCGACGGGTGCTCGACGTTCAGCGCTCTGTGGCGGGTGCTGTTGCCCGCGGTGAAGCCGGGCCTCATCACCGTCGGGCTGTTCGCGTTCCTCACCGCGTGGAACGACTTCATGGCACCGCTGATCCTCATCAACGACAGCGAGCGCATGACCCTTCCGCTCGCTGTGTCCAATCTGCGGGGCCAGGTCCAGGGTGTCGTCGACTACGGGGCGACCGAAGCGGGCGTCGTCGTTCTCGCCCTTCCGTGCATCGTCCTGTTCCTGCTGCTCCAACGACACTACGTGCGCGGCTTCATGTCCGGCGCGATGAAAGGATGACCATGAGCGGCA is part of the Micromonospora cremea genome and encodes:
- a CDS encoding GTP-binding protein; protein product: MTVGLRLDEAAWGLLHQAIDLYQDNPRAVGRLRHQVARLEQPLRIAVAGPWRAGKSTVLNALMGEEVAPVEGADGVFTWYEDGAQPHATAYPAGQPPQELTVVKSATGMRVDLGWGAGEVRDIVVQWPTRALRQVTLIDTPAATSSGEQGRVPVMDRVLRDADAVLYLTRDGRDSDLRALESGRESAVGQAAPVNVIMVLSRADETGGGRIDGLLTARQLARRHHRDPRVSALCVNVVACSGAIGLAGRMLSESDFAALATLARVSRAELEAHLLSADRFLRGELPVRLDPEVRAALLDRFGLFGIRLAATLVRSGFDSRVKLSAELIRRSGLTELRESMTRCFLDRRDTLKARSALAAVEALVRAEPVRGADELVGAVEQILAGAHEFRELRLLVTLRNSRLGFDAELVAEAQRLIGGDGVGLAARLGVEHEATVQRLWEVAAEAQWRWRDRAEDPLLPLAQRRGAQVIVRSCEGMLAELAAGGR
- a CDS encoding Hsp70 family protein, with protein sequence MPYVLGIDIGNTNTAAAVARRHGTTWTRPEAVPLHAGSTLVPSVLHLSEDGSLHVGEPLTDDGSRTTRDFVRRIGDDVPLLLGGEACAPQTLTAELATWVVERVYALEGGPAEAIVLSHPAGWRPYRRDLLHRALFDLGLRNVTLLPLTVTVAESHAARGFAGTTAAVYALGGNSFEAALVRRTPRGTYESFGVPQGLDPIGGTDFDEALAGHVRTVLARELAATARRGTQAALRGLLPECERVKRELTVDLAADVVLPLPAGPARIPVTRAQFEGMIRPTVQATVDLLLRTVHGAGLAPAQLDGVLLAGGSARIPLVTELITTALPVPVEVEPDSQLTAATGAAMAACQVVSPRPRRPEPVREPAPVSGAGRAAIPATRRHHHDTIVPGDPPPRPPIRILPLELPKASRLALARSRGRKG
- a CDS encoding IniB N-terminal domain-containing protein — translated: MDSNQTLHDFVLDLLTNPDARSAFDLDPEGALNAAGLTDITAADVQDVVPLVVDYAPGQGLAPLAPVGQLGFDPLVTDATDVVGQLQSVAQQISITSAPSGLDVKAGVLGAIAVDPTTVAAGVTVLPGIGVGVGPNGLDTDLTGVSDVAHTLDADVVEPVDGIVDPVVGDVTGTVGNPTGLIGTTDPGLLGGDLLGGDLTGGVLSGTEGQLGGVVDSLGVDDTLGGLGLGDGGGVVGGVVPPLDVPSVVGGVTHQVDGLVPGVTGTVGDVTGGLTDGVTGDLLDGGHGSSDSGLLGITGGLL
- a CDS encoding carbohydrate ABC transporter permease is translated as MRDRARPRGRQAVLGWLYATPTAVFVVALFAVPLLLVIKMSVSRWPLLSGDQGVNAPDNFVKAVNHRFFTDSVVFTVKYTVLATVLLLALGLGLALLVQESSRWNNLLRASFLIPSALGLASASLLFYVLYSPYASPLAPVMDRFGVTFLGSPTAALISTTFLIVWRYAGFYMVLMLVGLQGIPADVFEAARADGASRWQTFRKITLPLLRPTLALTTVLCVTGSLLAFEQFYILTKGGPDNSTITVVQLIYMVAFQGQNDLGVAAALSVIVLLALVLINALQLRAFRSEES
- a CDS encoding dynamin family protein; translation: MAGIWLDVLDEIARTCNAHGRGDLLQTVRQKRAQLLDPKLRVLVIGEPNQGKSQLINAIINAPACPVGDGRTTVLPTVVQHADVASAAVVQAPPPAPGRPAGAAPAAIVERSPVALNQVAAGVAGTIGRRPGGGPAYVEIGLPRALLGAGLVLVDTPGTDQITALGGNAPVAAPTRADTVLLVSDSTRELSVTELNMLLHAMRSHPNVVVVQSKTDLVADWRAVAERNRQHLADAGVPAPVIPVSAALRLRAAAADDRGLNAESGFPALIARLQRDLSGKADQLARASVQGVARTVVEQLAAPLRAELATQEAEEQSGPISRLHAAQREVDELRRCSTRWQNTLTDEMADLLSDIEYDLRDRTRQILRTVDEAFDTADPLVAWDTFQDWLERSLVEAAEANHEWLIQRCDWIARRVAANFARYGYDVLPPWSMTMPEDIGGRLPELERPRIDKFTTGQKLFTGMKGSYGGMLMFGLATTLAGMPMINPVSVGIGALFGGKSIRDESKQLLRRRQATVKTAIQRHVDDFFVRMIRDCRDAARQVQRMLRDHFTGLTEELQEAIVQSFRSAKQEADTDAALRDQRQREIRLKMTRLAALYEQAQQLSASRAAPVLLEPRA
- a CDS encoding ABC transporter substrate-binding protein, with product MAALTVGVAACSSDDGGTSAAEAGPNGVDDGSELTLWTRAPLEKQAKLLVDAYNAGHQNKVKLTVVPNDDYVAKVGAAAGSDGLPDLFAADIVYVPNWVKQGLFQDLSANIDGLSFKDSINKGHLSAGTVEGKKHVLPFVLDLSMLFWNKQLFKEAGLDPEKAPATLDEYAAAAKAVQATKKNGVYGTATGLNCGGCLVFTWFPSIWAGGGEVLSEDGTESKLADDTAQKVYSTWNDLWKSGAVLPASEGETGPTWTAPFTEGKVGLMLYPATLLSSTPFDVGVAPIPGPSGGGSTFVGGDGIGVSKDSKKAAQAWNFLSWMMSEDAQVEVLAKNKDVVSRADLANNKYAAEDPRLVTINEAAGKGDTPVALNFQQAFNAPNSPWLTLVRNRVLNGSGDLQKDNGEITAVLKQ
- a CDS encoding helix-turn-helix transcriptional regulator — its product is MIINDVAESRLILGKGPTALLDMVAQDPTGPLTVGLAGPGGHGKTALLAELARVQQQAGIAVHMGAPEPSEPVDPDALVLVDDAHLLDDARLGALLRLVATHRHRLVVAHRPWPRSAALMELADALRRDGRALLLTAFTREQTAAHLAAVPGLGRRSDLVDFVHAQTAGVPRDVERLARGLRGPENGTGVPAEPPRSVVLEFGPDLEVLPADVRRLLLAVAAGVPLPVSMLGALLGREPEAVDELIATTRAAGLLGADGRLAPIVRRAVTALSPATDRTAVWRRLTELQLARGGAVLPLVRSLLAVGVLGDCPAATLAAAAEEALADEPAFAAELFAAATAAGWPGSARQALAAALAGNLDGALRLADRLLAAAAPVDRTEAAIVAATALAHRGHADRSVELYRWAGTSSSLAFATVGGLATGDLAAATEPPTGDPAGEPPTLHASAARLMADGVRESVAGTPTAALSALVQAAALLEPDGRAALLPDSPAALAALTAVHCGELEIAERVLHRALAAGVGGPLMARRHRLLQAWILMVRGQTLAAAEHLAAVAVDGRPLESRDQLFAAALQMGIARRNSDLGALKRGWGQALEAVVRHPVDLFALLPLGELAIAGARLGDLARLEPYLREGRALLGRLGEPALWSVPLHWSGLHAAILTDEPVAADEHVAALLAAAGHSRYAAVVAAAAESWVEVLRGVVDPVRVEAAARGLHDTGLCWDGARLAGQAAIRTSDRRAMTTLLECARVLQGRPAGANGGQRPATGESAAQVADAATGPTQQGLSDREYEVAELVLAGLTYREIGDRLFISAKTVEHHVARMRNRLNCANRAELLALLRTMVADRASNAAGQPWPQRTAR
- a CDS encoding carbohydrate ABC transporter permease, coding for MVTASRSRTGRGGPPPSAAAPGRLTGPRGVTIAGIALRTPYWVFSGSVGLIFLAPLLWAAVASVGPRAGTNQVDGWGFGNYETLANYQAGIWRYLANTAFVALLAVALTLLISLLGGYAFARFRFPGKNILFLVTLAILMVPYATLLIPLYVLLNQVGLENSLVGVALVLTMFQLPFSTFLMRISFEAVPRELDEAAMVDGCSTFSALWRVLLPAVKPGLITVGLFAFLTAWNDFMAPLILINDSERMTLPLAVSNLRGQVQGVVDYGATEAGVVVLALPCIVLFLLLQRHYVRGFMSGAMKG